One window of the Janthinobacterium sp. PAMC25594 genome contains the following:
- a CDS encoding S41 family peptidase has protein sequence MNMGYSLENYRVIKLIDSRFILFIFSFFFCCPPAISAKSDLLDVARLWRDINYGHPNLAEDRRIWDVSLIDAIPKIAAADNLTSLESGIRSLMKPLSDPGVRVGSDLPDESDLVQRREKFKLIEWINPTTALINLHIGHPLSESEFEEALLNLRKSNNLIVDIRPSSYNEFSVDNLLIKLIEDLISKEIDIPAEQYRFSSGERPMVDNVQSGLYGGAITLDTRRIFPSAFARKKNVVFIVNDVGIIPKALIAMQKRGKAVVIAEFDKNFPRADPVATSYIGPVRVEYSSGRLVDREGVISFKPDIILKKNRDAGKSSVSVKIALRYFGKIPSPYKSRGGQLFPIGTERSKYLAAPYPSIEIRQLAAIKLWADIDQYSPTRESLGISWDEALIQCLNEMEMVNSELDYGIALQKMTAKIGDSHVRVWSKALNKYWGQGDLGVQLRFIENSAIVTGLDNASSEEKSLFQIGDEILEVNGIKVESQLKRILPLVSGSTNERRIFDALGKMLKGSVNDNLKITIKRGVEKRQIDLSRREVKDTSNSVKSSPSTVRFLSETVAYVDLAKLEKRDVDSMFSNIEKSDGVIFDLRGYPLGTAWEIAPRLNVRDTYGGPNILQNFITAYSGVEKLKIGYTQSIKRTDKSIYQGKVVVLIDEGTISQAEQSALMFEAANPVTFVGSRSAGTNGDIRHIVLPGSVTVSFSGFEVRHADGRQLQRVGVQPSIIIKPTINGIRSGRDEVLEGGVRFLQTRQ, from the coding sequence ATGAATATGGGTTATTCTCTGGAAAATTATCGTGTTATTAAATTAATAGATAGTAGATTTATTTTATTTATTTTTTCATTTTTTTTTTGCTGTCCGCCTGCTATTTCTGCCAAGTCAGATTTACTTGATGTGGCTAGATTATGGCGCGACATAAATTATGGCCATCCTAATCTGGCAGAGGATAGGAGAATCTGGGATGTTTCCTTGATAGATGCAATACCGAAAATAGCTGCCGCTGATAATTTAACTTCGTTGGAGTCGGGGATTCGATCGCTAATGAAACCTCTTTCGGATCCTGGGGTTCGGGTTGGTTCTGACCTACCAGACGAAAGTGATCTTGTGCAACGAAGAGAAAAATTTAAATTGATTGAGTGGATTAACCCGACTACTGCATTAATTAATTTGCATATCGGACACCCGTTAAGCGAGTCGGAATTTGAAGAAGCATTATTAAATTTGAGAAAATCTAACAATCTAATAGTTGATATTAGACCGTCTTCATATAATGAATTTTCGGTTGATAATTTATTGATAAAATTAATTGAAGATTTAATTTCAAAGGAAATAGATATTCCAGCAGAGCAATATCGATTCAGTAGTGGGGAACGACCTATGGTTGACAACGTACAGTCTGGTCTTTACGGCGGTGCAATTACATTAGACACTCGCCGTATTTTTCCAAGCGCTTTTGCCAGGAAAAAAAATGTCGTATTTATAGTTAATGACGTCGGAATTATACCAAAAGCTCTTATCGCTATGCAAAAGCGCGGCAAAGCTGTTGTTATAGCAGAATTTGATAAGAATTTTCCAAGAGCCGACCCAGTAGCTACATCCTATATCGGTCCCGTTCGTGTGGAGTATTCTTCAGGACGATTAGTGGATAGGGAGGGGGTCATATCCTTCAAGCCAGACATTATATTGAAAAAAAATAGAGATGCTGGTAAATCGAGTGTTTCAGTTAAAATTGCGTTACGTTATTTTGGAAAAATTCCATCTCCATATAAATCTCGTGGCGGCCAGTTATTTCCAATCGGCACGGAAAGATCTAAATATCTTGCTGCTCCCTATCCATCAATCGAGATACGACAGTTAGCGGCGATAAAGCTCTGGGCAGATATAGACCAGTACAGTCCGACAAGGGAAAGTCTCGGAATATCTTGGGACGAGGCGCTGATTCAGTGTTTGAATGAAATGGAGATGGTCAATAGCGAGCTTGATTATGGAATTGCTCTCCAAAAGATGACTGCAAAAATTGGTGACAGCCATGTGCGCGTATGGAGTAAAGCCTTAAATAAATATTGGGGTCAAGGCGATTTGGGGGTGCAGTTAAGATTTATTGAAAATTCTGCAATCGTGACTGGATTAGATAATGCCTCATCCGAGGAGAAATCCTTATTTCAGATCGGCGATGAGATACTGGAGGTCAATGGAATAAAAGTTGAGAGCCAGCTAAAACGTATTTTGCCATTGGTGTCCGGTTCGACGAATGAGCGCCGAATCTTTGATGCATTAGGAAAAATGCTTAAAGGATCTGTGAATGATAACCTGAAAATTACGATAAAAAGGGGTGTGGAAAAGCGCCAGATTGATTTAAGTAGACGGGAGGTGAAGGATACGTCCAATTCCGTGAAGTCCTCCCCTTCCACCGTGCGGTTTCTTTCGGAGACAGTCGCATACGTTGATTTGGCAAAATTAGAAAAAAGAGATGTTGATTCTATGTTTTCTAATATCGAGAAATCAGATGGTGTTATCTTCGATTTGCGAGGATATCCACTTGGTACCGCTTGGGAAATTGCTCCGCGATTGAATGTGCGTGACACATACGGAGGACCAAATATCTTGCAAAATTTTATTACTGCCTATTCTGGCGTAGAAAAATTAAAAATTGGCTATACTCAAAGTATTAAACGTACTGATAAGTCTATCTATCAGGGAAAAGTTGTTGTGCTTATTGATGAGGGGACTATTAGTCAAGCTGAACAATCTGCTTTGATGTTTGAGGCAGCAAATCCTGTGACATTTGTAGGAAGTCGTAGCGCTGGCACAAATGGGGATATCCGACACATTGTGCTTCCCGGGAGCGTAACAGTTTCTTTCTCAGGTTTTGAAGTACGTCATGCGGATGGGCGGCAGCTACAGCGTGTCGGGGTCCAACCAAGCATTATTATAAAGCCCACAATAAATGGAATCCGATCTGGGCGTGATGAAGTTTTGGAGGGCGGCGTGCGATTTCTTCAAACTAGACAATAG
- a CDS encoding IS4 family transposase, with amino-acid sequence MSLASLLSDFSDHLQSEQFRLAARHPDHPTAFQRRRKLPLPSLVALMLTGMRKSVQTELDEFFGHLQQQAQLTHQVSAQAFAQARSKLATTAMPELNDWLIAQAQQHGYLPRWHGFRLVAADASTVRFGLRASHVKRAAVADQLVFGLFLPGAELMLSASLYSTDVGERQMLFEQLDRLGKDDLLLLDRGYPCYWMPAVLNQRRIAFCMRVEQARGGGFPCVNQFLKSGLQEQIVTLRAPDRRDALDYECPIAPQTVRLIRHVASTGKVRVLMTNLLDVEQFPAALFGDLYHQRWRIEEAFKRLKHRLHLEHVTGLSQQALMQDLAAKVLCDNLQALASCAAGQQDTLPTDRRINRAYVHSVLKPLLPSLLLGLAAAHLLADALALIAKRTFLHRPGQSRSRQTNAYKPHKHMAYKAA; translated from the coding sequence ATGTCGCTCGCTTCCTTGCTGTCCGATTTCTCCGATCATCTTCAATCCGAGCAGTTCCGTCTTGCCGCCCGCCATCCTGATCATCCGACAGCGTTTCAACGGCGCCGCAAACTGCCGCTACCGTCCTTGGTGGCGCTCATGCTTACCGGCATGCGCAAGAGCGTGCAAACCGAACTTGATGAATTCTTTGGCCATCTGCAACAGCAGGCGCAACTGACGCACCAGGTGAGCGCACAGGCTTTCGCTCAGGCACGCTCAAAACTTGCTACCACGGCCATGCCAGAGCTTAACGACTGGCTCATTGCTCAAGCACAGCAGCATGGCTACCTGCCGCGCTGGCACGGTTTCAGGCTGGTCGCCGCTGACGCCTCGACCGTTCGCTTTGGCTTGCGCGCCAGCCATGTCAAACGTGCCGCCGTGGCCGATCAGCTGGTGTTTGGCTTGTTTCTGCCCGGTGCCGAATTGATGCTCTCGGCCTCGCTATACAGCACCGACGTCGGTGAACGCCAGATGCTGTTCGAACAGCTCGACCGGCTTGGCAAGGATGATCTGCTGTTGCTCGACCGAGGCTACCCATGCTATTGGATGCCTGCCGTATTGAACCAGCGCCGCATTGCCTTCTGCATGCGTGTCGAGCAGGCGCGCGGTGGCGGCTTTCCGTGCGTCAATCAGTTTCTGAAGTCGGGGCTGCAGGAGCAGATCGTCACGCTGCGGGCGCCGGATCGACGCGATGCGCTTGACTATGAATGTCCCATTGCGCCGCAGACCGTGCGCCTGATACGCCACGTTGCCTCGACCGGCAAGGTGCGTGTTCTGATGACCAATTTACTGGACGTTGAACAATTCCCTGCCGCATTGTTCGGAGACCTCTACCACCAACGCTGGCGCATTGAGGAAGCCTTCAAGCGCCTCAAACACCGCCTCCATCTGGAGCACGTGACGGGACTGTCACAGCAGGCCCTGATGCAGGATCTGGCCGCCAAGGTACTATGCGATAACCTGCAGGCGTTGGCGAGCTGTGCTGCCGGCCAGCAAGATACATTGCCGACGGACAGACGCATCAACCGCGCCTATGTCCATTCGGTGCTCAAGCCGCTCTTGCCATCGTTGCTGCTTGGGCTGGCAGCAGCCCACTTGCTTGCCGACGCGCTGGCTCTGATCGCCAAGCGAACGTTTTTACATCGCCCAGGACAATCAAGGTCACGGCAAACCAACGCCTACAAGCCCCATAAACACATGGCCTACAAGGCTGCTTGA
- a CDS encoding TetR family transcriptional regulator, whose protein sequence is MATKNTEREIKLSIARIRHGKQKRIEPNRKLSIAAVADEAGISNATIHNRYPKLADEIRKLQKEGIKADVEKKQTELGEMRRKISEVRKQFNESEKALRKIAIINLRMAQEINILKAALHEQNANNKVTVIGKGSVRKKT, encoded by the coding sequence ATGGCGACTAAGAATACCGAACGCGAGATCAAGCTTTCAATTGCTCGAATCCGCCATGGGAAACAGAAACGAATCGAACCAAATAGAAAACTGAGCATTGCTGCCGTCGCTGATGAAGCCGGCATCAGCAACGCAACGATTCACAATCGCTACCCTAAACTCGCTGATGAAATTCGAAAACTTCAAAAAGAAGGCATCAAGGCAGATGTAGAAAAGAAACAGACAGAGCTTGGTGAGATGCGTCGGAAAATCAGCGAAGTTCGTAAACAATTCAATGAAAGTGAGAAAGCGTTGCGCAAAATAGCAATTATCAACCTGCGCATGGCTCAAGAGATCAACATATTGAAGGCGGCACTACATGAACAGAACGCCAACAATAAAGTAACGGTGATCGGCAAAGGCAGTGTGCGGAAAAAGACTTGA
- a CDS encoding integrase, with amino-acid sequence MSHVQPIRPLGALIHLLNAGDRQFLSIAGFQFEDGHYVSISSYGDSTWNFTSYLQRSNASKNAALIDFDYTLPDGTSLLHPHHVSLLESVKAYLYVRWVQRGQASKIFISAATLVGEWSTIKPLLSWMTENGITCFKNMSPVQCMRYVLHIKDKVAREGLSTRTGAKSLDIVYKFFEFRDFLEDALPEHPWPEQSSLLLMGMSRRQGYRDATTEIIPRRLYIKLGKSSLDFIEQRAEEILVIFDEFMSLRNKAGQSARHYLDLRFNHKLKNQKPADYDQTQKEISDRVRTLFEPFRKKHKLGSIKQYFSELTLLRSCCYVVCAQFSGMRDSELCSLKTGSFYRSLGFDNEEYCWLSGTTFKLEADPKPARWMVPEIVENAVKIAARLAAPLNDLLEIELHHLKGLPRDDATPDANRARAIRIIELSKLRNNLFADWLGPAMGPRSLDNGTSNSSMKALVQHFELVVEQEDLDEIRDRKRIRPGELWPLATHQFRRSFAIFVARNMLGDVRYLRHHFKHWSIDMTLYYASDPLFDDSLLESTLTARDQLQATVFSNWLSGDQPLAGGRGPHIIQFRQRGSVKTAKDPIALAKSVGDGVFIRGTGHSWCLATASGCGGEGLYDAIRCVRCSESVIDQSHIGIWSEIRKQQIEALDWPDMGVPAKERAKAHIREAEDVLENLGQTIAPHQFERSIDGD; translated from the coding sequence ATGAGCCATGTTCAACCAATCCGACCTCTTGGGGCGCTTATACACCTCCTTAATGCGGGCGATCGCCAATTTCTGAGCATCGCTGGTTTCCAATTTGAGGATGGTCATTACGTTTCAATTTCTTCGTACGGCGATAGTACGTGGAATTTCACCAGCTATTTGCAAAGATCAAATGCTTCGAAAAATGCTGCTCTAATTGATTTCGATTACACATTGCCGGACGGTACCTCTCTGCTTCATCCTCACCACGTGTCATTGCTAGAGTCCGTCAAAGCATATCTGTATGTCAGATGGGTGCAAAGAGGACAAGCTTCTAAAATATTCATATCTGCTGCAACTCTGGTCGGCGAATGGTCAACTATCAAACCATTATTGTCATGGATGACGGAAAATGGCATAACCTGCTTTAAAAATATGTCACCAGTGCAATGTATGCGCTATGTACTTCACATAAAAGATAAGGTCGCTAGAGAAGGATTATCCACCAGAACAGGCGCCAAGTCTCTCGACATCGTCTACAAATTTTTTGAATTCAGAGATTTTCTCGAAGATGCTCTTCCAGAACACCCTTGGCCCGAACAAAGCTCCCTTCTTTTAATGGGTATGAGCCGCCGTCAAGGGTATCGTGACGCAACTACCGAGATCATTCCTCGACGTTTGTATATTAAACTGGGAAAATCTTCATTAGATTTCATCGAACAACGTGCCGAAGAAATACTTGTGATCTTTGATGAATTCATGTCACTACGAAACAAAGCGGGTCAAAGCGCCCGTCATTATCTCGACCTCCGATTCAACCATAAATTGAAGAATCAGAAGCCGGCGGACTATGATCAAACTCAAAAAGAAATCAGCGATCGCGTTAGGACGCTATTTGAACCATTTCGAAAAAAGCACAAACTCGGTTCCATTAAGCAATATTTTTCTGAGTTGACTCTACTACGATCATGCTGCTATGTCGTCTGTGCGCAGTTCAGCGGGATGCGCGATTCAGAGCTGTGCTCACTGAAAACTGGATCCTTTTACCGATCTCTCGGATTTGACAACGAAGAGTATTGCTGGCTATCTGGCACAACATTCAAACTCGAAGCTGATCCGAAGCCAGCACGATGGATGGTGCCTGAGATAGTGGAAAACGCAGTCAAAATTGCGGCCCGTCTCGCGGCACCCCTAAACGATCTATTGGAAATCGAACTTCACCACCTGAAAGGGCTTCCACGAGACGATGCTACACCTGACGCCAACCGTGCCAGAGCCATTCGGATTATTGAATTATCGAAGTTGCGCAACAACCTGTTCGCTGACTGGCTCGGACCAGCAATGGGCCCAAGGAGCCTTGACAATGGGACCTCAAACAGCTCTATGAAAGCGTTAGTACAACATTTTGAATTGGTCGTTGAGCAAGAGGATCTTGATGAAATCAGAGATCGTAAAAGAATACGCCCTGGCGAACTATGGCCACTTGCCACACACCAGTTCAGGCGATCCTTCGCCATTTTTGTCGCTCGCAATATGCTTGGTGACGTACGGTATCTACGGCACCATTTTAAGCATTGGTCGATTGATATGACCCTCTATTATGCAAGTGACCCTCTGTTTGATGATTCTCTACTTGAGTCCACCCTCACCGCCAGGGATCAGCTCCAAGCCACGGTATTTTCTAACTGGCTGAGTGGTGACCAGCCGCTGGCCGGGGGCCGCGGCCCTCATATCATCCAGTTTCGCCAGCGTGGTAGTGTGAAAACGGCCAAAGACCCAATCGCCTTGGCAAAATCAGTTGGCGACGGAGTTTTCATTCGCGGAACCGGCCACAGTTGGTGCCTGGCCACCGCGTCAGGATGTGGCGGTGAGGGGTTATACGATGCAATTCGATGCGTCAGATGCAGCGAAAGTGTGATTGACCAAAGCCACATTGGAATTTGGAGTGAAATTCGCAAACAGCAAATCGAGGCACTGGACTGGCCTGACATGGGTGTTCCTGCAAAGGAGCGAGCGAAGGCACATATTCGCGAAGCAGAAGATGTTCTGGAAAATTTGGGACAGACTATCGCACCCCACCAATTTGAGAGATCAATCGATGGCGACTAA
- a CDS encoding integrase, which yields MRTKKTYAEALSSPNVVQLHSVEGRSWMIQARGAVIDFRRWKYVDQPQVDLEGNPIGVVVHADRNDLVELVKEAVWDLKQDGATDSTILNFCRSGIRHWFIFLDELLLKQKPIVTPRQITTTHINHYIDWLRRRPSRLSGTQIRYTSVKAIYSATKSVLMQLVRMGRVAPDIFPLNPFPNVKRAYHGQQALSKAEMEQVVGCLGADLLDIRSGSFEGNPEDRLIIYFMLIAIRSGRNTTPLLEMTLDSLHPHPLRDDMMILELYKRRGFKKHTMAFRFGELNGVSTSVPSNVTLLINEVIAFTSIFRESAAPDIRSRLWLLPSKGKTDVTLLNNATLAISIHRFVNRHTLVADLSRPDGTSMPIVLNVSRFRKTFGQRMWDLSGGNLLRTADLLGNLPRITDSHYLAVTPEMERNHKFLGLVLHATLDGTVESTDFTETFAKQMKVPIERAVQILHGDANTGVGRCTDHMHGRFSPRNGRDVCTRFLHCFRCPNQVVMESDLHRLFSFYWLLLKERRILGRTRWKNVYSWVIREIDNSIVPNFPHSTVAREKERARTSPHPMWRDRSMLGMAVDQ from the coding sequence ATGAGAACCAAAAAAACTTACGCTGAAGCACTATCATCACCGAATGTTGTTCAACTGCATTCCGTCGAAGGTAGATCATGGATGATTCAGGCGCGCGGAGCAGTGATCGACTTCCGGCGCTGGAAGTACGTGGACCAGCCACAAGTAGATCTAGAAGGTAACCCAATTGGCGTGGTTGTCCACGCGGATCGAAATGATCTTGTCGAGCTCGTCAAAGAGGCTGTCTGGGATTTAAAACAAGACGGCGCCACCGATTCTACAATCCTGAATTTTTGTCGATCCGGCATACGACATTGGTTTATTTTTTTAGATGAACTTCTGCTCAAACAAAAGCCAATCGTCACACCTCGCCAAATCACTACTACCCATATCAACCACTACATAGATTGGTTGAGGCGGAGACCATCCCGACTCTCAGGTACTCAGATCCGGTACACATCAGTAAAGGCAATTTATTCCGCCACCAAGTCAGTTCTCATGCAACTTGTACGGATGGGGAGAGTTGCGCCTGATATCTTTCCGCTGAACCCATTTCCTAACGTAAAACGAGCCTACCATGGACAGCAGGCTTTGAGCAAGGCAGAAATGGAGCAGGTTGTTGGATGCCTCGGAGCTGATCTGCTCGATATCCGGTCAGGCAGCTTTGAGGGAAATCCGGAGGATAGATTGATTATTTATTTCATGCTAATTGCTATCCGATCTGGCCGGAATACCACTCCACTACTGGAAATGACATTAGATAGCCTACACCCGCATCCACTACGGGATGACATGATGATTCTTGAACTTTATAAACGGAGAGGATTTAAGAAGCATACGATGGCCTTTAGATTTGGAGAGCTCAACGGAGTTTCAACATCCGTCCCATCCAATGTCACACTCCTTATAAATGAAGTCATCGCCTTCACTTCAATATTCAGGGAATCCGCTGCTCCAGACATCAGGTCTCGATTATGGCTATTGCCGAGCAAAGGTAAAACCGATGTTACTCTACTCAATAACGCAACCCTCGCGATAAGCATCCATCGATTCGTCAATCGCCACACCCTGGTCGCGGATCTATCACGTCCGGATGGCACCAGCATGCCAATCGTACTAAATGTTAGTCGTTTTCGGAAGACATTTGGACAGAGAATGTGGGACCTGTCGGGCGGGAATTTACTTAGAACCGCCGACTTACTTGGAAACCTTCCCCGCATAACAGATTCACACTATCTAGCAGTGACTCCAGAGATGGAACGGAATCATAAATTTCTCGGGCTGGTACTTCATGCCACTCTCGACGGTACGGTTGAAAGTACCGATTTTACTGAAACGTTCGCGAAACAAATGAAGGTACCGATCGAACGAGCGGTCCAAATACTGCACGGCGACGCCAATACTGGCGTCGGCCGCTGTACCGACCATATGCATGGTCGTTTTTCACCCCGCAACGGCCGAGACGTCTGCACGCGGTTCCTACATTGCTTCAGATGCCCGAATCAGGTCGTCATGGAGTCTGACCTACACAGGCTCTTTAGCTTCTACTGGTTGCTACTCAAGGAACGTAGAATACTCGGCCGTACGAGGTGGAAGAACGTGTATAGCTGGGTCATCCGTGAAATCGATAATAGTATTGTTCCCAACTTCCCCCACTCAACCGTGGCGCGAGAAAAGGAGCGTGCACGCACATCCCCGCATCCGATGTGGCGTGACCGGAGCATGTTAGGAATGGCAGTAGACCAATGA